The Micromonospora sp. NBC_00421 genome contains a region encoding:
- a CDS encoding DUF2690 domain-containing protein, translating to MTAAPRTSRAVHRTLASVAAGTLVAASLLVASPASAVGCTTTGCDGTDPSNTGCSADARNATSQPAYIVKGATTLAVVELRYSPTCGTNWGRINNRVTPSAVKVTAYRDSPRKSTPWYGGTGAQYYGDQLYGDNSTICAVGEVVYGGTTYTSTPLCA from the coding sequence ATGACCGCCGCACCCCGAACGTCGAGGGCTGTCCACCGGACGTTGGCCAGCGTGGCCGCCGGCACCCTGGTCGCCGCGAGCCTGCTCGTGGCGAGCCCGGCGAGCGCCGTCGGCTGCACCACCACCGGCTGCGACGGCACCGACCCGAGCAACACCGGCTGCTCGGCCGACGCCCGCAACGCGACCAGCCAGCCGGCGTACATCGTGAAGGGCGCAACCACGTTGGCCGTGGTGGAGCTGCGGTACAGCCCCACCTGCGGCACCAACTGGGGCCGGATCAACAACCGGGTGACCCCGAGCGCCGTCAAGGTCACCGCCTACCGGGACAGCCCGCGCAAGTCGACCCCGTGGTACGGCGGCACCGGCGCCCAGTACTACGGCGACCAGCTCTACGGCGACAACTCGACGATCTGCGCGGTCGGCGAGGTCGTCTACGGCGGCACCACGTACACCAGCACGCCGCTCTGCGCCTGA
- a CDS encoding acetyltransferase, with amino-acid sequence MTDLVIRPLVAGEEDLFDSMPDPLPQLRKIGYADGVAGGGYRPERTWVALRGGRVVGRAAWLLPPGAAGAPWLERFDLTAEPEVGAALLRTAHEALGGPHRYYAGLPAHWRRRPEVLAVVRAPLAAARLAGLVERGERLRCSWAGTPLPAGSGRYTFRPATDAGEIDALVARIAEPDVLTGREIAQAVAGVDLARDPLAWLTGPAANWRIAVAAGEPVGLAGPTGDACFPLLGYLGVLDGAVRGELLADSVAALAADGAREVVADVDAHRVTVVAELERTGFRQLRSRLLFEPADGAPTASTRDQGEAAPTFAAPTRRPGSD; translated from the coding sequence ATGACCGACCTGGTCATCCGCCCGCTCGTCGCGGGCGAGGAAGATCTGTTCGACTCCATGCCCGACCCGCTGCCCCAACTGCGCAAGATCGGTTACGCCGACGGCGTCGCCGGAGGTGGCTACCGTCCCGAACGCACCTGGGTCGCCCTCCGGGGCGGTCGGGTGGTCGGCCGGGCCGCGTGGCTCCTGCCGCCCGGAGCCGCCGGCGCACCCTGGCTGGAACGCTTCGACCTGACCGCCGAGCCGGAGGTGGGTGCCGCACTGCTGCGTACGGCCCACGAGGCGCTCGGCGGCCCGCACCGGTACTACGCCGGCCTGCCCGCGCACTGGCGGCGTCGGCCGGAGGTGCTCGCCGTGGTCCGGGCGCCGCTGGCGGCGGCCCGGCTCGCCGGGCTGGTCGAGCGCGGTGAGCGGCTCCGGTGCTCGTGGGCGGGCACACCGCTGCCGGCCGGCTCCGGGCGCTACACCTTCCGCCCGGCCACCGACGCCGGGGAGATCGACGCCCTCGTCGCCCGGATCGCCGAGCCGGACGTGCTGACCGGCCGCGAGATCGCGCAGGCGGTGGCCGGGGTGGACCTGGCCAGAGACCCACTGGCCTGGTTGACCGGCCCGGCCGCGAACTGGCGGATCGCCGTGGCCGCCGGGGAGCCGGTGGGGCTTGCCGGGCCGACCGGGGACGCCTGTTTCCCGCTGCTTGGCTACCTCGGTGTGCTGGACGGGGCGGTGCGCGGCGAGTTGCTGGCCGACTCGGTCGCGGCGCTGGCCGCCGACGGTGCCCGGGAGGTGGTGGCCGACGTGGACGCCCACCGGGTGACGGTGGTCGCGGAGCTGGAACGCACCGGTTTCCGGCAGTTGCGCTCGCGGCTGCTCTTCGAGCCCGCCGACGGTGCGCCGACTGCCTCGACCCGCGACCAGGGCGAGGCCGCGCCGACCTTCGCGGCCCCGACCCGTCGACCCGGCTCCGACTGA
- a CDS encoding helix-turn-helix domain-containing protein, whose amino-acid sequence MARTERPLDPDADAVQAFAADLRSLRERAGRPTYQALARRAHRSSSSLSEAAGGRKLPTLDTTLAYVRALGGDESAWADRWRQVAASVPGATTDLPDPVPPATGSPPVAGPSPGVEPPPVAGHSPGAGPLPGAGRLPAIAAAAAGGAEPSPPVRAGRSHRRLLLPAAGAGLLVVLAVGLASAGWRAVDRPQPPSSPLTGPADATDPAPAKLVHDGADPKDAGCAADPAVATVDSAAVLVDERVIGMVELRYSPTCGASWPRFMPAPAGTPTVPRPARVVLTVTDGDTPARSRDFTIDYAGISAYGNLLTSTRTCVWAQVRIAGAGWVSPPARTGCYRGATQVRPIP is encoded by the coding sequence ATGGCCCGGACGGAGCGGCCTCTCGATCCCGACGCCGACGCGGTGCAGGCGTTCGCCGCCGACCTGCGCAGCCTGCGGGAGCGGGCCGGCCGGCCCACCTACCAGGCGTTGGCCCGGCGGGCCCACCGGTCGTCCAGCTCGTTGTCGGAGGCGGCCGGCGGCCGGAAACTCCCCACCCTGGACACCACCCTGGCGTACGTCCGGGCGCTCGGCGGCGACGAGTCGGCCTGGGCCGATCGCTGGCGTCAGGTCGCCGCGAGCGTGCCCGGGGCGACGACCGACCTGCCCGACCCCGTTCCGCCCGCTACCGGCTCTCCGCCTGTCGCCGGTCCCTCGCCCGGTGTCGAGCCGCCACCCGTTGCCGGCCACTCGCCCGGTGCCGGCCCGTTGCCCGGTGCCGGGCGCCTGCCGGCGATTGCCGCTGCGGCGGCCGGCGGGGCGGAACCGTCGCCCCCGGTGCGGGCCGGCCGCTCCCACCGCCGGCTGCTGCTCCCCGCCGCCGGTGCCGGCCTGCTCGTGGTGCTCGCCGTCGGCCTGGCCTCGGCCGGCTGGCGCGCCGTCGACCGGCCGCAGCCCCCGTCCTCTCCGCTCACCGGACCGGCCGACGCCACCGACCCGGCACCCGCCAAGCTGGTGCACGACGGGGCGGACCCGAAGGACGCCGGCTGCGCGGCCGATCCCGCCGTCGCCACAGTGGACAGCGCGGCGGTGCTGGTGGACGAACGGGTGATCGGCATGGTGGAACTGCGCTACTCGCCCACCTGCGGGGCGAGCTGGCCCCGGTTCATGCCGGCCCCGGCGGGCACCCCGACGGTGCCCCGGCCGGCCCGGGTGGTGCTCACCGTGACCGACGGCGACACCCCGGCCCGCAGCCGCGACTTCACCATCGACTACGCAGGCATCTCGGCCTACGGCAACCTGCTCACCAGCACCCGTACCTGCGTCTGGGCGCAGGTACGGATCGCCGGGGCGGGGTGGGTGTCGCCGCCGGCCCGGACCGGCTGCTACCGGGGCGCCACCCAGGTCCGCCCGATCCCCTGA
- a CDS encoding helix-turn-helix domain-containing protein, producing the protein MAEDMGSTVPRRRLGRALRDLRTEAGITLDAAAEALECSRQKVWRIESGLGSARSVDVRAMCELYRAKNEPTRALVALAGETKAKGWWHAYGDAIPDWFELYVGLESAASHIRRYDEALIPGLFQTRGYALAVYQHRAEVTEDEREQLVQVRLQRQSLLTRRLPVAPRVEAVISEGALLRIVGDRPTMAEQLHHLLDVGERGRVSIRVLPLSVGLHRGVEAGTFVMLEFPLGNRATPDPPVVYSESWTGALYLDRPDEFAAYEKVWTSLDQLALDEGQSRHLINKIVTEVHHG; encoded by the coding sequence ATGGCCGAGGACATGGGATCGACTGTGCCCCGTCGCCGGCTCGGCAGGGCACTGCGTGACCTGCGCACCGAGGCCGGGATCACGCTGGACGCCGCCGCCGAGGCGCTGGAGTGCAGCCGGCAGAAGGTGTGGCGCATCGAGAGCGGGCTCGGCTCTGCGCGCAGCGTCGACGTGCGCGCCATGTGCGAGCTGTACCGGGCGAAGAACGAGCCGACCCGGGCGCTGGTCGCGCTGGCCGGCGAGACGAAGGCGAAGGGTTGGTGGCACGCGTACGGCGACGCCATTCCCGACTGGTTCGAGCTGTACGTCGGCCTCGAATCCGCCGCTTCGCACATCCGGCGATACGACGAAGCGTTGATTCCAGGGCTGTTCCAGACGCGCGGCTATGCGCTCGCCGTCTACCAGCACCGCGCGGAGGTGACCGAGGACGAGCGCGAGCAACTGGTCCAGGTGCGGCTTCAGCGGCAGTCCCTGCTGACCCGCCGGCTGCCGGTGGCGCCCCGGGTGGAGGCCGTCATCTCCGAGGGGGCGCTGCTGCGGATCGTGGGCGACCGCCCGACGATGGCCGAACAACTGCACCACCTGCTCGACGTCGGCGAGCGAGGCCGGGTCAGCATCCGGGTCCTGCCGCTCTCGGTCGGCCTGCACCGGGGCGTCGAGGCCGGAACCTTCGTCATGCTGGAGTTTCCCCTCGGCAACCGGGCGACACCGGACCCTCCGGTGGTCTACAGCGAGTCCTGGACCGGGGCGCTCTACCTCGACCGGCCGGACGAGTTCGCCGCCTACGAGAAGGTGTGGACGAGCCTGGATCAGCTCGCCCTCGATGAAGGACAATCAAGGCACCTGATCAACAAGATCGTCACGGAGGTCCACCATGGCTGA
- a CDS encoding FAD-dependent oxidoreductase, whose amino-acid sequence MSPALTRRHLFRLGGATLVVAAGTGLGLPALAAGTVTVDLVIYGATSAGIMAAVQMRRLGGTAVIVEPGSHVGGLTTGGLGYTDSGTSAAIGGLAGEFYRRVYARYQGTPVTPDSPMRLVFEPHVAAEVFDDLLTEYAVPVYLNAPLATVARTGDRITGLVTDNGQLFAGPMFVDATYEGDLMAAAGVSYAVGREANTAYGETVNGVQLRGEHQFTRPVDPYVVPGSPASGLLPGISAAPVAPNGTGDDRIQAYNFRMCLTQAAGRVPFPQPAGYDPADYELLLRYVQAGYTGPFFTTQSVGGGKTDSNNTGAFSTDFIGANYAFPTAGRAQRASLVADHRTYQQGLLWFLANDPRLPATVRAGVAGWGLAADEFTATGNWPPQLYVREARRMVSAYVMTERDCRGSVRAADSIGLASYTMDSHNCQRVVVNGLVKNEGDVQVGVPGPYPISYRSIVPTAAQCANLFVPVCLSATHIAYGSIRMEPVFMILAQSAATAAKLALDAGVPVQQVDVAALQARLRADGQLLTWPPTADGEIVVDNRAAGVARSGVWVGSTAIGGYWGSDYEHDGNTGKGVNRLRFTPSLPMAGSWVVQVRWTADPNRASNVPVDVVHDGGVTTRVVDQRTSGGQWVSLGTYRFPAGTAGSVLIRTDGTDGYVVADAARFVPA is encoded by the coding sequence ATGTCGCCTGCGCTCACCCGCCGTCACCTGTTCCGCCTCGGCGGGGCCACCCTCGTCGTCGCCGCCGGCACCGGTCTCGGCCTGCCCGCCCTCGCCGCCGGCACCGTCACCGTCGACCTGGTGATCTACGGCGCGACCTCGGCCGGCATCATGGCTGCCGTGCAGATGCGCCGGCTCGGCGGCACCGCCGTGATCGTCGAACCGGGCAGCCACGTCGGCGGGCTCACCACTGGCGGACTCGGCTACACCGACAGCGGCACCAGCGCCGCCATCGGCGGCCTCGCCGGGGAGTTCTACCGCCGGGTGTACGCCCGCTACCAGGGCACCCCGGTCACCCCCGACTCGCCGATGCGGCTGGTCTTCGAGCCGCACGTGGCCGCCGAGGTCTTCGACGACCTGCTCACCGAGTACGCGGTCCCGGTCTACCTGAACGCGCCGCTGGCCACGGTCGCGCGGACCGGCGACCGGATCACCGGGCTGGTCACCGACAACGGGCAGCTCTTCGCCGGGCCGATGTTCGTCGACGCGACGTACGAGGGTGATCTGATGGCCGCCGCCGGGGTGTCGTACGCGGTCGGCCGGGAGGCCAACACCGCGTACGGCGAGACGGTCAACGGGGTGCAGTTGCGCGGGGAGCACCAGTTCACCCGGCCGGTCGACCCGTACGTGGTGCCGGGCAGCCCGGCCAGCGGTCTGCTCCCCGGCATCTCCGCCGCCCCGGTCGCGCCGAACGGCACCGGCGACGACCGGATCCAGGCGTACAACTTCCGGATGTGCCTGACCCAGGCCGCCGGCCGGGTCCCGTTCCCGCAGCCGGCCGGCTACGACCCGGCCGACTACGAACTGCTGCTGCGGTACGTGCAGGCCGGCTACACCGGGCCGTTCTTCACCACGCAGAGCGTCGGCGGCGGGAAGACCGACTCGAACAACACCGGGGCGTTCTCCACCGACTTCATCGGCGCGAACTACGCCTTCCCGACGGCCGGCCGGGCGCAGCGGGCGAGCCTGGTCGCCGACCACCGGACCTACCAGCAGGGCCTGCTGTGGTTCCTGGCCAACGACCCCCGGCTGCCGGCGACTGTCCGGGCGGGGGTCGCCGGCTGGGGCCTGGCCGCCGACGAGTTCACCGCCACCGGCAACTGGCCCCCACAGCTCTACGTCCGCGAGGCCCGCCGGATGGTCTCGGCGTACGTGATGACCGAGCGGGACTGCCGGGGCAGCGTACGGGCCGCCGACTCGATCGGGTTGGCCAGCTACACGATGGACTCGCACAACTGCCAGCGGGTGGTGGTGAACGGGCTGGTGAAGAACGAGGGCGACGTGCAGGTCGGGGTGCCCGGCCCGTACCCGATCAGCTACCGGTCGATCGTGCCCACTGCCGCGCAGTGCGCCAACCTGTTCGTGCCGGTGTGCCTGTCGGCCACCCACATCGCGTACGGGTCGATCCGGATGGAACCGGTCTTCATGATCCTCGCCCAGTCCGCCGCGACGGCGGCGAAGCTGGCGCTCGACGCGGGGGTGCCGGTGCAGCAGGTCGACGTCGCCGCCCTCCAGGCCCGGTTGCGCGCCGACGGGCAGCTCCTCACCTGGCCGCCCACCGCCGACGGCGAGATCGTGGTGGACAACCGGGCGGCCGGGGTCGCCCGGTCCGGTGTCTGGGTGGGCAGCACCGCGATCGGCGGCTACTGGGGGTCGGACTACGAGCACGACGGCAACACCGGCAAGGGCGTCAACCGGCTGCGGTTCACCCCGTCCCTGCCGATGGCCGGGAGCTGGGTGGTCCAGGTGCGCTGGACCGCCGACCCGAACCGGGCCAGCAACGTCCCGGTCGACGTGGTGCACGACGGTGGGGTGACCACCCGGGTGGTCGACCAGCGCACCTCGGGCGGGCAGTGGGTGTCGTTGGGGACCTACCGGTTCCCGGCGGGTACGGCCGGCAGCGTGCTGATCCGCACCGACGGCACCGACGGCTACGTCGTCGCCGACGCGGCCCGCTTCGTACCGGCCTGA
- a CDS encoding stress response protein — MSEETWLAARLIPTSGINGAEEQERRATSALLAVMSAVREFGRVLTQSLGAPAGTVQTFIEVPFKLGTQQLFPDGLIRVTRGQRQWTALVEVKTGGNTLRTEQLEAYLDIAREQGFDALVTISNEIAPVPGQHPTAVDRRKLRKVALYHLPWSEILTQAVIQKEYRGVADPDQAWVLGELIRYLEHPRSGALEFSDMGPAWVQVRDGVSAGTLRANDSGAAEVAGRFDALIRYACLRLGRQLGTEVTPALSRRDLAEPAGRTQSLVNQLVSTGALTGSIRIPGAVGALQVTADLRAGRIVCHVDVDAPRSGRPTTRVNWLVRQLKDAPDTVRIEAFAMHARGGGATDLLRRVRDEPTTLITDPSRELRAFRVAQSTTAGTKRGSGRGAFIDSVLKAIDDFYEQIIQNLKPWMPAPPRLRMPDEVTPVQPVAASLVSTAISSQDSPEFDTPPTGSAHGAGVSQSKE, encoded by the coding sequence ATGTCCGAGGAGACCTGGCTCGCCGCCCGCCTGATCCCCACCTCAGGCATCAACGGCGCAGAGGAACAGGAACGCCGGGCGACCTCCGCCCTGCTGGCGGTGATGAGCGCGGTACGGGAGTTCGGCCGCGTCCTGACCCAGTCCCTCGGTGCGCCGGCCGGAACGGTGCAGACCTTCATCGAGGTGCCCTTCAAGCTCGGCACCCAGCAACTCTTCCCCGACGGACTGATCCGCGTCACCCGGGGGCAGCGCCAGTGGACCGCCCTGGTCGAGGTGAAGACCGGCGGCAACACGCTGCGGACCGAGCAGTTGGAGGCGTACCTCGACATCGCCCGGGAACAGGGCTTCGACGCCCTCGTCACGATCTCCAACGAGATCGCGCCCGTGCCGGGTCAGCACCCGACCGCCGTCGACCGCCGCAAGCTGCGCAAGGTCGCCCTGTACCACCTGCCCTGGTCGGAGATCCTGACCCAGGCGGTGATCCAGAAGGAGTACCGCGGCGTCGCCGACCCGGATCAGGCGTGGGTCCTCGGCGAGCTGATCAGGTACCTGGAGCACCCCCGCTCCGGTGCGCTGGAGTTCAGCGACATGGGGCCGGCGTGGGTGCAGGTGCGCGACGGGGTGTCCGCCGGGACCCTACGGGCCAACGACAGCGGCGCGGCGGAGGTGGCCGGTCGCTTCGACGCGCTGATCCGCTACGCCTGCCTGCGTCTCGGCCGGCAGTTGGGCACCGAGGTCACCCCGGCGCTGAGTCGCCGGGATCTCGCCGAGCCGGCCGGTCGCACCCAGTCGCTGGTGAACCAGCTCGTCAGCACCGGAGCCCTGACCGGCAGCATCAGGATTCCCGGTGCGGTCGGCGCGCTTCAGGTCACGGCCGACCTGCGGGCCGGGCGGATCGTCTGCCATGTCGACGTGGACGCCCCCCGCTCCGGTCGGCCGACGACGAGGGTGAACTGGTTGGTCCGCCAACTGAAGGACGCGCCGGACACCGTACGGATCGAGGCGTTCGCCATGCATGCCCGGGGCGGCGGAGCCACGGACCTCCTGCGCCGGGTCCGCGATGAGCCCACCACGCTGATCACCGATCCGTCCCGTGAACTGCGCGCCTTCCGGGTCGCCCAGAGCACCACGGCGGGCACCAAGCGCGGCAGCGGACGGGGTGCGTTCATCGACTCCGTGCTGAAGGCGATCGACGACTTCTACGAGCAGATCATCCAGAACCTGAAGCCGTGGATGCCCGCGCCCCCACGGCTCCGGATGCCCGACGAGGTGACCCCCGTGCAGCCGGTGGCCGCCAGTCTGGTCTCCACCGCCATCTCGTCCCAGGACAGCCCGGAGTTCGACACCCCGCCCACCGGGTCAGCGCACGGTGCGGGCGTCAGCCAGTCGAAGGAGTGA
- a CDS encoding SulP family inorganic anion transporter: MSAVAVADRFLGLLPDRADWQAVRRSPRRDLVAGLTVAVVALPLALAFGVTSGLGAGAGLVTAVVAGAVAAVFGGSHLQVSGPTGAMTVVLVPVVQQFGPTGVLMVGALAGLLLIALALARLGRYVRYLPTPVIEGFTAGIAVVIALQQLPAALGVTDAHGDRVWAVAADAVARFVVHPRPVALAVALAVAALMLLGARWRPGVPFSLLGVAAATVLAEAVPVDLVRIGALPQGLPAPSLGFLDPGAVGVLLPSALAVAALAALESLLSATVADGMTVGQRHDPDRELFGQGLANLAAPLFGGIPATAAIARTAVNVRAGAASKLAALTHAVALAAIVLAAAPLVGRIPLAALAGVLLATTVRMVEAGSLWALARATRGDALVLVLTFAVTVAWDLVTAVAVGVAVAVVIALRAVARSARLEQVPLDRGEHSAEEHALLAEHIVAYRLDGPLFFAAAHTFLLELSDVADVRVVILRMSRVSALDATGAHVLGDAIRRLRGRGITVLLSGITPDHDQVLATLGVADELRREGLVFADTPAAIAHARELLRGTVTT; the protein is encoded by the coding sequence GTGAGCGCCGTCGCCGTCGCCGACCGGTTCCTCGGCCTGCTGCCCGACCGCGCCGACTGGCAGGCGGTACGCCGTTCACCCCGGCGGGACCTGGTCGCCGGGCTGACCGTGGCGGTGGTGGCCCTGCCGCTCGCCCTCGCCTTCGGCGTCACCTCCGGGCTGGGGGCCGGGGCCGGGCTGGTCACCGCGGTGGTCGCCGGGGCGGTGGCGGCCGTCTTCGGCGGCTCCCACCTCCAGGTCTCCGGCCCCACCGGGGCGATGACGGTGGTGCTGGTGCCGGTGGTGCAGCAGTTCGGCCCGACCGGGGTGCTGATGGTCGGCGCGCTGGCCGGGCTGCTGCTGATCGCCCTCGCCCTGGCCCGCCTCGGCCGCTACGTCCGCTACCTGCCCACCCCCGTCATCGAGGGCTTCACCGCCGGCATCGCCGTGGTCATCGCCCTGCAACAGCTACCCGCCGCGCTCGGCGTGACCGATGCGCACGGCGACCGGGTCTGGGCCGTCGCCGCCGACGCGGTCGCCCGGTTCGTCGTACACCCCCGGCCGGTGGCGCTGGCGGTGGCCCTCGCGGTGGCGGCGCTGATGCTGCTCGGTGCGCGCTGGCGGCCCGGCGTACCGTTCTCGCTGCTCGGGGTGGCCGCCGCCACCGTGCTCGCCGAAGCCGTCCCGGTCGACCTGGTCCGGATCGGCGCCCTGCCGCAGGGGCTGCCCGCGCCGTCGCTGGGCTTCCTCGACCCCGGCGCGGTCGGCGTGCTGCTGCCGTCGGCGCTGGCGGTGGCCGCGCTCGCCGCGCTGGAGAGCCTGCTGTCGGCCACCGTCGCCGACGGGATGACGGTCGGCCAACGGCACGACCCGGACCGGGAACTGTTCGGTCAGGGCCTGGCCAACCTCGCCGCACCGCTGTTCGGCGGCATCCCGGCCACCGCCGCGATCGCCCGCACGGCGGTCAACGTCCGCGCCGGGGCGGCCTCGAAACTGGCAGCGCTCACCCACGCGGTGGCGCTCGCCGCGATCGTGCTCGCCGCCGCCCCGCTGGTCGGCCGGATTCCGCTCGCCGCGCTCGCCGGGGTGCTGCTCGCCACCACGGTACGGATGGTCGAGGCCGGTTCGCTCTGGGCGCTGGCCCGCGCCACCCGGGGCGACGCGCTGGTGCTGGTGCTCACCTTCGCCGTCACCGTGGCCTGGGACCTGGTCACCGCCGTGGCTGTCGGGGTGGCCGTGGCGGTGGTGATCGCGCTGCGCGCGGTGGCCCGCAGCGCCCGGCTGGAACAGGTCCCGCTCGACCGGGGTGAGCACAGCGCCGAGGAGCACGCCCTGCTGGCCGAGCACATCGTGGCCTACCGGCTGGACGGCCCGCTGTTCTTCGCCGCCGCGCACACCTTCCTGCTGGAACTCTCCGACGTGGCCGACGTCCGGGTGGTCATCCTGCGGATGTCCCGGGTGTCGGCGCTGGATGCCACCGGCGCGCACGTGCTCGGCGACGCGATCCGGCGGCTGCGCGGCCGGGGGATCACCGTGCTGCTCTCCGGCATCACTCCCGACCACGACCAGGTGCTCGCGACCCTCGGGGTGGCCGACGAACTGCGCCGCGAGGGGCTGGTCTTCGCCGACACCCCGGCGGCCATCGCCCACGCCCGGGAACTGCTGCGCGGCACCGTCACCACCTGA
- a CDS encoding DUF397 domain-containing protein: MADLTGAHWRKSTRSGSNGGDCVEVADNLPGIVAVRDSKDPAGPALTFTPAAWATFTGQVRRTH, translated from the coding sequence ATGGCTGACCTGACCGGTGCCCACTGGCGCAAGAGCACCCGCAGCGGCAGCAACGGTGGCGACTGCGTCGAGGTCGCCGACAACCTGCCCGGCATCGTCGCCGTGCGCGACAGCAAGGACCCGGCCGGCCCCGCCCTCACTTTCACCCCGGCCGCCTGGGCCACCTTCACCGGCCAGGTCAGGCGCACGCACTGA